In one Silene latifolia isolate original U9 population chromosome 10, ASM4854445v1, whole genome shotgun sequence genomic region, the following are encoded:
- the LOC141605652 gene encoding ABC transporter B family member 6-like — protein MMISRGLFGWSPPHIQPLTPVSEVSEPPESPSPYMDMNPDGTVTGLPIDTEEEMEDDGDDEIDPPPAAVPFSRLFACADRLDWFLMALGSLAAAAHGTALVVYLHYFAKILNLLAHQPQDDDHHLYTSFFQLALRIVYIAAGVFVAGWIEVSCWILTGERQTAVIRSKYVQVLLNQDMSFFDTYGNNGDIVSQVLSDVLLIQSALSEKVGNYIHNMATFFSGLVVGFINCWQIALITLATGPFIVAAGGISNIFLHRLAENIQDAYAEAASIAEQAVSYIRTLYAFTNETLAKYSYATSLQATLRYGILISLVQGLGLGFTYGLAICSCALQLWVGRFLVTSDKAHGGEIIAALFAVILSGLGLNQAATNFYSFEQGRIAAYRLFEMISRSSSTTSHDGVTLVTVQGNIEFRNVYFSYLSRPEIPILSGFYLTVPAKKAVALVGRNGSGKSSIIPLMERFYDPTLGEVLLDGENIKNLQLQWLRSQIGLVTQEPALLSLSINENIAYGRSATPDQIEEAAKIAHAHTFISSLDKGYDTQVGRAGLALTEEQKIKLSIARAVLSSPSILLLDEVTGALDFEAERAVQEALDLLMLGRSTIIIARRLSLIRNADYIAVMEEGHLVEMGTHDELLNLGGLYAELLKCEEAAKLPRRMPVRKYKMDSTFQIETDLSASQSFQESSSPKMAKSPSLQRISGGHGFRTSDAAFSSLESPKDRSPPAEPSRENGNGASVDASEKQPSMTRQDSFEMRLPELPKIDVQAARRQTSNASDPESPVSPLLTSDPKNERSHSQTFSRPNSEVDDMPMTLKEKKDSSSRKPPSFWRLVELSLAEWLYAVLGSIGAAIFGSFNPLLAYVIALIVTNYYRFAEGHHLRHEVDKWCLIIACMGIVTVVANFLQHFYFGIMGEKMTERVRRMMFSAMLRNEVGWFDDEENSADTLSMRLANDATFVRAAFSNRLSIFIQDSAAVIVAVLIGMLLQWRLALVALATLPVLTISAVAQKLWLAGFSRGIQEMHRKASLVLEDAVRNIYTVVAFCAGNKVMELYRMQLKKILRKSFLHGMAIGFGFGFSQFLLFACNALLLWYTAYSVKNHYMDLSTALKEYMVFSFATFALVEPFGLAPYILKRRKSLISVFEIIDRIPKIDPDDSSALKPPNVYGSIEFKGIDFCYPSRPELLVLSNFSLKVGGGQTVAVVGVSGSGKSTIISLIQRFYDPVAGQVFLDGRDLKQFNLRWLRSHLGLVQQEPVIFSTTIRENIIYARHNASEAEMKEAARIANAHHFISSLPHGYDTHVGMRGVDLTPGQKQRIAIARVVLKNAPILLLDEASSAIESESSRVVQEALDTLIMGNKTTILIAHRAAMMRHVDNIVVLNGGRIVEEGTHDTLAAKNGLYVRLMQPHFAKGLRQHRLI, from the exons ATGATGATATCTCGGGGGTTATTCGGGTGGTCACCACCACACATACAACCTCTGACGCCGGTGTCTGAAGTGTCTGAGCCACCTGAATCACCTTCTCCATACATGGACATGAACCCTGACGGCACCGTTACTGGTTTGCCTATTGATACCGAGGAGGAAATGGAGGACGATGGTGACGACGAGATCGACCCTCCCCCTGCTGCTGTTCCCTTTTCAAGGCTCTTTGCTTGTGCTGACCGCCTCGATTGGTTTCTTATGGCACTTGGATCACTCGCTGCTGCTGCTCATGGCACTGCTCTTGTCGTTTACTTGCATTACTTTGCTAAGATTCTCAACTTGTTGGCTCATCAACCCCAGGATGATGACCACCACTTGTATACTAGCTTCTTCCAG CTTGCTCTAAGAATTGTTTACATAGCTGCAGGTGTTTTTGTTGCTGGGTGGATTG AGGTCTCTTGTTGGATTTTAACTGGAGAACGGCAGACTGCAGTCATCAGATCAAAATATGTGCAAGTGCTACTAAATCAGGATATGAGTTTCTTTGACACCTATGGAAATAATGGAGACATAGTTAGCCAAGTCTTGAGTGATGTACTACTTATTCAATCAGCATTAAGTGAGAAG GTTGGTAATTACATTCACAACATGGCAACATTTTTTAGTGGCCTAGTAGTTGGATTTATCAATTGCTGGCAAATTGCCCTGATAACTTTAGCAACTGGGCCATTCATTGTTGCTGCTGGAGGCATTTCAAATATATTTCTTCACAGACTTGCCGAGAATATCCAGGATGCTTATGCAGAAGCAGCGAGCATTGCTGAACAG GCTGTGTCATACATCAGAACATTATATGCATTCACGAATGAGACATTGGCCAAGTATTCTTATGCAACCTCGCTTCAGGCAACCCTGAGATATGGAATATTAATTAGTCTTGTACAAGGGTTGGGCCTTGGCTTTACATATGGATTGGCAATATGTTCTTGCGCACTGCAACTTTGGGTAGGAAGATTTTTGGTAACTAGCGACAAGGCTCATGGAGGAGAAATTATAGCTGCCCTCTTTGCTGTCATTCTAAGTGGCCT TGGGCTGAATCAAGCAGCAACAAATTTTTATTCTTTTGAGCAAGGGCGAATTGCTGCTTATAGACTTTTTGAAATGATCAGCCGTTCTTCTTCTACTACGAGTCATGATGGTGTTACCTTAGTTACCGTTCAGGGCAACATTGAGTTTCGGAATGTGTATTTCAGCTATTTATCTCGTCCTGAGATACCTATTTTAAGTGGGTTTTATCTCACTGTTCCAGCTAAAAAGGCTGTTGCTCTTGTTGGAAGAAATGGGTCTGGAAAAAGCAGTATTATTCCACTTATGGAGCGTTTTTATGATCCTACCTTAG GAGAAGTCCTACTTGATGGTGAAAATATAAAAAACCTACAGCTGCAGTGGCTTAGAAGTCAAATCGGCCTAGTTACTCAGGAACCGGCTTTACTAAGTTTAAGTATCAATGAGAATATCGCTTATGGAAGGTCTGCTACGCCAGATCAAATCGAAGAAGCTGCTAAGATTGCTCATGCTCACACATTCATTAGTTCTCTTGATAAAGGATATGATACACAG GTTGGCCGGGCTGGTTTAGCATTGACTGAAGAGCAAAAAATTAAACTCTCAATAGCAAGGGCAGTGCTTTCTAGtccgtcaattcttcttcttgaTGAGGTCACTGGTGCACTAGATTTTGAAGCTGAAAGAGCTGTTCAAGAGGCATTGGATCTTCTTATGCTAGGTCGTTCAACGATAATAATAGCTAGACGTCTTAGTCTAATAAGAAATGCTGATTACATTGCTGTTATGGAGGAAGGACATCTTGTGGAAATGGGTACACATGATGAATTGCTTAATTTGGGGGGTCTCTATGCTGAGCTTCTCAAATGTGAAGAGGCAGCCAAACTACCAAGGAG GATGCCAGTCAGGAAATACAAAATGGATTCCACTTTCCAGATTGAGACTGATTTGTCAGCGAGCCAAAGTTTTCAGGAGTCATCATCTCCTAAAATGGCAAAGTCACCTTCTCTTCAGAGAATCTCAGGCGGTCATGGATTTCGGACTTCAGATGCTGCTTTTAGCTCTTTAGAGTCACCAAAAGATCGAAGCCCACCAGCTGAGCCGTCGCGAGAAAATGGCAATGGCGCATCAGTAGACGCATCAGAGAAACAGCCATCTATGACAAGGCAAGACAGTTTTGAAATGAGATTGCCTGAGCTACCAAAGATTGATGTTCAAGCTGCACGAAGACAAACCTCCAATGCCTCCGATCCCGAATCCCCTGTTTCACCTCTGCTAACATCTGATCCCAAAAATGAACGTTCTCATTCACAGACTTTTAGTCGCCCTAATAGTGAAGTTGACGACATGCCAATGACATTGAAGGAAAAGAAGGATTCAAGTAGTCGCAAGCCTCCATCATTTTGGAGGCTAGTTGAACTTAGCCTAGCTGAGTGGCTCTATGCAGTCTTAGGGAGCATTGGTGCTGCTATATTTGGATCCTTCAACCCTCTTCTAGCCTACGTCATTGCATTGATAGTGACTAATTACTACAGATTTGCCGAAGGTCATCACTTACGACACGAGGTTGACAAATGGTGCTTGATCATAGCTTGCATGGGCATTGTGACAGTAGTTGCCAACTTTCTGCAGCACTTTTACTTTGGCATCATGGGGGAGAAAATGACTGAAAGAGTCCGTAGGATGATGTTTTCAG CTATGCTGAGAAATGAAGTAGGATGGTTTGATGATGAGGAAAACAGTGCGGACACATTATCAATGCGATTGGCAAATGATGCAACGTTTGTTCGTGCAGCATTTAGCAACCGCCTTTCTATTTTCATACAAGACAGTGCAGCAGTAATAGTGGCTGTTCTTATTGGAATGTTGCTACAATGGCGGTTAGCTCTTGTAGCTCTAGCAACACTCCCCGTTCTCACCATTTCTGCAGTTGCACAG AAATTGTGGCTTGCTGGATTTTCAAGAGGAATTCAAGAGATGCATAGGAAAGCATCGTTGGTCCTTGAAGACGCGGTAAGAAACATCTATACTGTTGTGGCTTTTTGTGCTGGTAACAAGGTGATGGAGCTTTATAGAATGCAACTGAAGAAAATACTTAGGAAGAGCTTTCTTCATGGGATGGCAATtgggtttggttttggtttctctCAATTTCTCCTTTTCGCCTGTAATGCTCTTCTTCTCTGGTACACAGCATACTCTGTCAAGAATCACTACATGGATCTATCTACAGCTCTCAAAGAATACATGGTTTTCTCCTTTGCCACTTTTGCTCTCGTGGAGCCCTTTGGTTTAGCTCCTTACATTCTTAAACGTCGGAAGTCCCTTATTTCCGTATTTGAAATCATTGATCGAATTCCTAAGATAGACCCGGATGATTCATCTGCCCTTAAACCACCTAATGTCTATGGGAGCATCGAGTTCAAGGGTATCGATTTCTGTTACCCTAGTCGTCCTGAACTTTTGGTGCTGAGCAATTTCAGTTTGAAAGTCGGCGGTGGTCAAACTGTCGCTGTCGTGGGAGTTTCGGGGTCGGGAAAGAGCACTATAATATCTCTTATACAAAGGTTTTATGACCCAGTTGCCGGTCAAGTTTTCCTGGATGGAAGAGATCTAAAGCAATTCAACTTGAGATGGCTTAGAAGCCATCTCGGGTTAGTTCAGCAGGAACCAGTGATCTTCTCAACTACAATAAGAGAAAATATCATATATGCAAGGCACAATGCTAGTGAAGCTGAAATGAAAGAGGCGGCTAGGATTGCAAATGCTCATCACTTCATCAGCAGCTTACCTCATGGCTATGACACTCATGTTGGTATGAGGGGTGTAGATTTGACACCTGGACAAAAACAGCGAATTGCTATAGCTAGAGTGGTATTAAAAAATGCACCCATTTTGTTGTTAGATGAGGCAAGCTCAGCCATAGAATCAGAATCTAGTAGAGTGGTTCAGGAAGCTCTGGATACATTAATAAtgggaaataaaacaacaattctCATAGCCCACAGAGCCGCGATGATGAGACACGTAGACAATATTGTCGTACTTAATGGGGGTAGGATAGTCGAGGAAGGAACCCATGACACTTTGGCCGCCAAAAACGGATTGTATGTTAGGTTGATGCAGCCTCATTTTGCAAAGGGTTTACGTCAGCATCGGCTGATTTGA